The genomic interval CCCGGACGTGCGGCTGGCGTGCGTCACCGCCGTGCCCCACCCGGCGCGCGGCGAGAATGTCGCCGCCTTCGTCGTGGTGCGCAGCACGGCGCTCGGCGCCGAAGCATTGCTCGACTTTTGTCGGGCACGCCTCGCCACATACAAAGTGCCGCGGCATCTCTTCTTCTGCAGCGAAGCCGATCTACCGGTGCTGGGAAGTGGCAAGATCGATCGCCAGCGGCTGCGTGCGCTGGCCGCGAAGCGTGCCCTGGCGGAGAGCAGTCCGGAGTGAGCGCGACTCACGCCGGCTTGGTCACTTTAGCGGGCGCTGTCCGGTGTACTTGTCGCGGCCCTGGTCGCGCAGTTGAGCGATGCGCTCTTCCGCATCACGAGTGGCCGCGGACTTGCGGTTGAGTAGGAAGTACAAACCGACCACGACGACCGCGGCCACGCCGATCGCTTTTCCCGGATTCGCCTGGGCGAGTTGCAGCAGCTTGTTCATGGCCACGCAGCATACGACCGACCTGGCGAGCGCTCAAGCGGTTTTTTTCATCGTCTCGACTTGACCGTCGGACGCGTGCGCGCCCCGCGCGAGTAGATCTCCAGATCGTAGGTGCCACCGCTGACATCCTCGTTCAGCAAATAATTCTGCTCGATCCAACGTTTCACCAGGGGATTGTAGGTGGTGAAATTTTCCAACCCGAATTCATGGAAGCTGCGATTGCTGACGATGATGAATTGCGGACCGTCGGCATACAGGTGCGCGGCGAATGCCTCCTCCTCCGCGCGGCCGAGCAACATGCCGGGAATCACCGTCGAGTTGTAGATGCGAGAGCGGCGTCCGGAGAGAAAATTGAGAAACCCTTCCTCGGGGAGCGCCAACAGCTCGGCGTCGGACGGCTGGGCGGCGAGGAACGCGAGCGTCCGCTCGAAGGCGCGGCCATGATCGGCATCCGTGTAGATCTCGCCGTAGGGCGTGCGCAGCGGGTAGTCCCGCCATTCGTACAAGCCGAGGATCTCACCTCTAATGGCGTAGCCGTGCAGAGCGATGACCAGCGCCACCGCCCATGCAATCAGGAGCGGCGGCGCCACCGCGCCAACCCACACAGCGAATCGCGGGAGCAGCCGGCGCGCAATCGCGGCACTGAGCAGCGCGGCGATCACGATCACTGTCGGCGCCGAGTACTCGCGCGAGTATTCGTGCAGGACAAACCCCCAACGCGCCAGCATGCCCAGCGTGAACGTGCCGACCAACAGCGTCACGGGCGCCCGCGTCGACGCCGGGGTGCGACGCAGTCGCTGCAGCGCCCATAGCACGCACGCCAACGCACCGAGCGGACCCCACCGCAGTCCCGTCAGGCCGATGCGCGCGAGAGGCGCCAGTAGCGCCGGCCACCCGAAGGCGATCATGCCGCTCAGCACCACTGTGATCGCGACCGCCGTCGACACCGCCATCACACGCGTCGGCGCGATCATCACGCCCCCAATCGCCGCCAACGCCGCGCTCGTCGTCACGACGAACCACGCGCCATCGCCGACGATCTCCGCCACCTGCGCCACGCTCGGGAATCCGACGTGGTAGAAGCGCTGGTTCCAATACTCGACGCGCGCCGCCGGGAAGATATTGTCGAACCAGGCGATGCCGAGTGCGCCCTCGCTGACCAGCCAACCGGCACAGAGCGCGACCACCAACGCGGCGCCCGCACTGAACCAGACGCCGTCGCGCGCCAGCTCACGCCAATCAAGACGCTCGCGTTCGAGCGCGCGGCCCACGCAGAAGCTGGCACCTGCGGCCGCCGCGGCGAGACCCAATTCCAGCTTGCACACCAGCGCCAGTCCGCAGCACAGCCCAGCACCGGCTAGTGGCATCATCGCTCGACGCTCCCACGCGCGCAGCAAGAGCAGCATCGCCAGCAATCCGAAGATCAGACCATACAACCCGGAGTAGCTCGGCGGGAGAATGTAATCGAACAAGTATGACCGGAAGCCACAGACGAAGAGCAACAGCCCGGCCGTCGCCGCGGCCACAGGCGCCGCGAGGGCGCGACGACACAGGCGATAGGTAAGCAGCGTCACCAGCGCACTACTCACCATGCCGCTGGCATAGAGCACATCGAGATGCACACCGAACAGCCGCATCAGTAGAGCATTGAGATACGGCGCGAACGGCGGGTACTGCGACGCGACGTCGCGATACAACACGTCGCCGGTCACCAGCCGCATCGCTAGATACGCCTCGCGCCCACAGTCGGACACGATATCGCCCCAGCGGTGCCAAGTCCGGTGCAACAGAATAACGAACAGCGTCGCCAGCGCGATCAGCGCGAGAAGATCAGCGCGCCACGCAGAACGCGGCGAATCAGCAGAAGCGGTCGAGCCAGTCACCGTGCGCTCATAGCGCACGCGCCGCAGAGGGCGCAAAGGGCGGTCCGGCGGATGTAGAAACTCGCGGCTACGTTCTCGCTTACTTCGCCGTGAAGGTACTGGTCACGACCTCGTCACCGACCAGGTCAACGTCCACTGATGCGAATGCGCTGACGCTGGCCGCGCCCATGGTGATGCCATTGGCAAGTTGGGCGCAGTTGTACGGGGTTCCGGTGACCGACGCCTTGCAGTGATCCCCAGGGTCGTTGCCACACAGATGGTCCGCGTCGATCGCGTCATCCGAGATGGCTGTACCATCGCTGGTGAGCCCACCGGCGTGCAGGACCGCCGCAGTCGTGGTGCCAGTAGTCGTGGTCAAGGTCTGCACTATGCCCTGCGCTTCGATCGGATCGTCGTCATTGCAGGGAATACCGTCTGGTCCCTTGGCCGGGACGCACGTTCCGCCACCGGTGCACGCCAAAGCATTGAGGGTGCACCGTGCGCCGGGGTTCGAACCGCCGACGCAGACCTCCGTCCTTTTCTCAGTGGCGCAGGTGCCACTGTCGGCGATGTACGCGGTAGCGGTGCTCGTAACGAGCAACGCCGATCCCATCTCGCCATACCCGTCAAAGTTGACCACCGGTCGGCTATTGCACAGCCCCGCATGCGGATGCGCTTGGCTACCATCTTCGATCACTCCATTTTGATCTGCGCAATTCTGCGCAGTGAACCCGTTCACACCGACCCAGCCGAGGACATGGTCAAGCTCGAGGTGGACGTTAACATTGTCGAGACCGTCGGCACCGCAGCCAACGATCCCGTGGCCGGAGTTGCCGGGTCCAAACGCTGGAACCTCCTTGGCGCGGATGCACGCACACACCAGACCCGTCACGCGAATTGGCTCGATTTTCACGTCAACGACCCGCACGGCAATCGGGATAGTGCCATCGGCGTTCGGCTTGCCCAGTATGTTCGCTTGACTGCCTTTCAGTGCCAACGGCAATGCAAACGAGGGGGTTTGCAGCGTCGAGCGCGACTTGGCGGGATCGAACGTCACCGTAGTCGGCGTCCCTTCGACGGTACAATTCGCCGCGCAGCCGTCCCCCCCTGTTGCCTGGCATGAACCGGCCAAACCACCGCAATCCGCGTCGCCGGTACAGAGCGCGCCGACGTTGCCTCCCGGGTGCAGGTTCCGCCGTCGTCACACTCCTCAGGCGCCTCTATGACACCATTGCCGCAGATCGGGCCACCTTCTGTCGGGGTTGCCGGCGTACCCGGCGTCGCACTTGGGCGCCGTGTCTTCGTTGGCGTTACACTCGGCGTTGGCGTCCGCGTGACACTCGGTGTCTTCGTCACGGTGGCCGTGCGCGTGACGGTCGGGGTGCGCGTGGGCGTGCTGGTCGGAGTACGAGGCGGCGCGCAGACGCACCCACTCGCACAGATGTCCGATGCGGCTTCGGCGGCGCAGCCCGCATCCCAGATCGTTCCGCAACAAAAGCTGTCGCCGATGGTTTCGCAGACGCACGCCTGGCAGGACGACTGATCGCACCCGGGGCCGCGACCGGATTCGCAGCAAGCTCCGGGTGTCGGCGTCACAGTGGGCGTCGAGGTCGGTGTCGGGGTCGGGATATGCGTGGCCGTAGAGGTCGGGGTGTCGGTCGGCGTCTCTGTCGGCGTGGGCGTGACGGTGGAGGTCTCAGTGCCCGTTGGCGTCGCCGTTGGGGTCTGCGTGGCTGTGGGGGTCGCGGTACGCGTCGGCGTCTCCGTTGGGTCACACCCGTTCAACGCGTTGTTTAGCGATACAATCAGTTCGTCGACGGTCACCTGTCCATCTTCATTCAGATCACCGGGGCACTG from Deltaproteobacteria bacterium carries:
- a CDS encoding glycosyltransferase family 39 protein — protein: MTGSTASADSPRSAWRADLLALIALATLFVILLHRTWHRWGDIVSDCGREAYLAMRLVTGDVLYRDVASQYPPFAPYLNALLMRLFGVHLDVLYASGMVSSALVTLLTYRLCRRALAAPVAAATAGLLLFVCGFRSYLFDYILPPSYSGLYGLIFGLLAMLLLLRAWERRAMMPLAGAGLCCGLALVCKLELGLAAAAAGASFCVGRALERERLDWRELARDGVWFSAGAALVVALCAGWLVSEGALGIAWFDNIFPAARVEYWNQRFYHVGFPSVAQVAEIVGDGAWFVVTTSAALAAIGGVMIAPTRVMAVSTAVAITVVLSGMIAFGWPALLAPLARIGLTGLRWGPLGALACVLWALQRLRRTPASTRAPVTLLVGTFTLGMLARWGFVLHEYSREYSAPTVIVIAALLSAAIARRLLPRFAVWVGAVAPPLLIAWAVALVIALHGYAIRGEILGLYEWRDYPLRTPYGEIYTDADHGRAFERTLAFLAAQPSDAELLALPEEGFLNFLSGRRSRIYNSTVIPGMLLGRAEEEAFAAHLYADGPQFIIVSNRSFHEFGLENFTTYNPLVKRWIEQNYLLNEDVSGGTYDLEIYSRGARTRPTVKSRR